GTTGAATATTAGCTGGTCGCCATGACACAGTGGATCCTCAGCAGCATATAGACCACTGTGgagttgtcgccctttcttatcatgtgacctattcactgccgctTTGGTCACTTGATGAATACATCCAACTATTACTCTCCCTTGGAGGTTTACTAAATAATCATTCAGAACTTTTTGGGGCAAAGTCAGATGGCTCTTCCTTACTCTCAAGGTGGGGCTACCTATCTTTTGGTAAGTAATATTCAAATGAAGTTTTGAAGTCCCCATTAAAGCTTGGAATTTCCATTAGATTTCACAACTGTTGCGCATAGGGTGGAACGAATCGTAAGTGCATCGTAAAATCAAATATATATTGTGGGGTTGAAATGCTTGGGCTGTTACACCCATGTGTATTTGAATCTACCTCAAGCGCTGGAATTTGTTCCATATGGTTTAGAAAACAATCTGTAATCTGCCATGCATCTAGGCAAGAGGGAGGTGCTCAGTATGAACAACGTTCACCTTGTTATCGTTCTTATTGTATTGTTTTGCGGAATCAGTGCTCATGGAGCCACGCCTGGATTGAATTGTGGAATAGCCAAGAGGAGAAATATGcggaaaattaaaggaaagataCTGATTATTAGAGAAGGGTACATAATTCAAAAAAGGATTTTAACTGGATGTTTAAATTTTTAGGCGTTACCGTGGCGCATCCCTATCCCTGGCTTGTGGGTATAATTCAGGCACCGTGGACTTCGAAAACCGCCCACACTGTTATGTGCCTGGGGTCGGTAATTTCGAGAAGAGATGTGTTAACTGCCGCCCATTGTGTAACAAAGTAATTTTGACTTGCGAGAATGCCTAAGCGGTTTTATGTCTGGGTCGTaatttcttcattcttcccaGGAAATTGTGGCCTGTGAGCGTTGTCAAAGATATGGACAAATTATTTTGCGACAGTAACGATGAGTTAGAAGTTTCCGAAAGCTTCACCCATCCGATGTACCTATCGAAGAAACCCTGGTACGATTTTGCAGTCTTAAGATTGACTAAACAAGTTGACATCATGCCTGTTTGCCTGCCGTCATCAAATGGTGAGTCTTCTCTTGATAACCCTATGTCCAAAAAAACATCGGATGTTTGTCAACTCCCATCATAGACCCACTCACAAAGTATGGTATCGCGACAGTTTTCAACAAGACAACCTGTAGCCAACAGGACATCGTGATGCCAACTTTTAAGACAGTATGCGAAGcacgaaaaagatttcagcaaGGACACCCTAATTACTCCCTTTTATTCCAGTTGGAGTGCATCCGAATGCTGACCCGGAATGCCTATTTTTTTGAACAGACAGTTCGAACGTTAGAAGCAGGGTTCTGCGCTGGTTACCTACATGGACCAGAAGATACTTGTCAGGTGATCTTTACCAAAGTGATGCCTACCCTCGTTGgacagttttaaaaaaaaaatattgaattcatCTAGGGTGACAGTGGGGGACCATTCCAAGCTCCGACAGTGAAAACTCATCGATATACCATTCTCGGAGTAACATCATTTGGGTTCGGATGTCGTTTGGAAAACACACTAGGAGTCTATGGAGATGTTAGGGATGTCGTTTGGTGGATACGAAAAGTAGCGACAGCAAAAACTTTTGTTCGGGGAGAATAAACTTtggtttaataaaaaaataattttgctggTCAGGAACTTGTAACCCTATGTCTCCGCACTCTATCTCTTTTAACTTGTAAGCCAGTGAAATTGCGTCATTTATAAGGGGTTGAACGGCAGATTCCACCACCACCACTCCAGCACTCCGCCCTCAGCTGATACCGTGCGGGTGCTCACCTCGCTCTAGAACTCTAAAGGAGCCTCCGTCTGGTGTATGGGACCCTCTGAGCACGTTTCGAGATTCCTGGGGGTGTCGAACTTCATTGTCGTGTgtcaggagagtggagtcggccGAAGCTTCGAAACTGCcttctgagcagacgcagcatactggagtcgcttaaccctgttCTGATGTCAAGCACAGGGTCCGCGGGGAGGCGCAGATTCTCTCCGTACACATCTTCGCGGGGCTGGCtgtgaactcctctcggtggTCTGTTCGAAGTCCTCGGCCTCGCCCTCGACGGAAggctgaagctctgcgtcgtctttctgtgCCTCGGTGATTGCCGTATCATCGACCACGGTGGGGACTGTGatctccgagattcgagacgaAGTGCCTGCAAcaaaattgtcttttccagacacgcgTTGGGTATCagacgtgaactggctgataaaaatCAAATGCTGAAATTGGCGACTGGACGCTTTGTCCGGCTTTTGGTTAGGCgtgaaagtaaggggcttgtggtccgtgaacacgctGAActgcctgccctcaagggagaaaggGAAAGATTTTATGgaaaggtacgcggcgagtagttcacgatTGTAGGCGTTGTGTTGCATTGAGTTGGATTGAATTGCTTCCACAAGAAGCTCAACGCTTGCTagacaagctgttgtttgatggGCCTCGGACGCCTGGACCGCTTtagtagaccacgcaacctcgcgcaAGTTTTTGGTTTTGGGCACAACCAAGTAGGCGTAAAGGATCGTCTGATGATGaatggccttgggcaagaaaccacgatagaagtttaacgtgCCTAAGAATCTTCGCAAATCCATCACCGTGTTTAGGGTGGGGGGGTTTCCTTATTGCTTCAACTTGAtctgggtctggttgaattccgaCAGGGGTAATCATGTGGCCGAAAAATGTCGCCTGCTTTTGTAGAAATCTGTATTTTCCAACGTTTAGAACAAGTCCAGGCCTCAACGAGACGTTGAAAATCCATGATGGTCCAAGTCCTCAGATCCCgacgaagaagcgaccaaaacatcatgcaTGTAtatgaaacaaaagtttaagtttcgtaggacagagtggatgaatttctACAAAGTCTGCGCAGGGTTGCACAAGCCGGAAGTCATCTTGGTAAACTCGAAGACCCGTTTTTGAAATGTCATCGGGAAAGGCAGGGATAGGTCTAAGGTCGTAAAAATCTGGCAGTTCGTAAGCcagtgcgcaaaatcatggatgagtggaatggggtatcggACGGGAGCATGTCTGAGCATTCAAGCGCCTATAATCTTCGCATGGCcatcattcgccgtttggcgtAGGagccaaatgaagtggagaggaccaacagtTATTGGAAAGtatgcagataccctgtttcattaaATTATCGAGCACTGTCTTTGCAAAGTTGTCTGGGGTGAAAGAgtacgcacctttgagaagattggggagccagtagtgttgaggcgatgctgcacatcgtgctaaTGTCCACCAAAACGAATCGCCTTGAAAACGCTAGACGCAATctgagactcacgtccacctgcctatagccataggtgctgACGGGAGAGGAGTTCGCGCAGCCAGTCGTAGGTTCTGCGATATCAATGAGTTTGGACGGGACACCGGGAGAACCGACATTTCAGCACCCGTCTTGACCAGGAAGCAACGCCTGTCcagggggtcgaaaattgtaaggcgacATGGTACTGCGCCTAGGGTAACCGTTGCGAAGGCATCCTGCGAACGTAGATTTTTGTCGCGTTTTAATTGTATCCCGTTGTACATTTGGTCGTTGGGGCCAATGAAAGAGCTGGCGTGCGACTATccaaacgcccttttcgtgAAACAGACCTCAACCGTGGTTGCGATTGATATATACCCCCCGAACGCAACGTACCAATCGTTGGTGTGACTTTGGTGACCGCGTCCGCAAGATTCGTCACCATTGCTACGAGTTCGTCGACTTCCTCAGCCGCGATTCGCGAAACCTCCTCGAACACTGGGCGTGCGTACACttcgtgcactttgtcggccgtggtggcaacacctccagcgaccTCGAGTCCATGCAGGCCAAGATGGGGCGAGTGATCTCCGGGAGCCGCGGCAGCCACAGGAACTTTAGCAACGCAGAGCCGACCTTATTTCCATccagctgcctcatttctcAAAGCAACTGGCTGGGGGTAAGGTCACCTGGCGTCAGctcattcagcaagtgattaagCTTCACTTCCTCCCTTACTGAAAGGCGGCGTACCGGTTGCTCTTTTAGACGTCCTAAACTAGCCTGATGGTCTTCTTGTTGAGACCAATGAGGGCTTTGTTGAAACGCGTGATGTCCATTGTGATGGCAGCCAGGGCAAAATGCGTCTCCAATTGGCGGACGATATCTTCTTCTTATAGATTGGGTTGCGGATTCAGTCATTTATTTCGGGGTTACATATGATGTCAGACCTCCTTCTTTCATCGAGTCCAGTAGGAATTACGCTGGTTGCTGAGCAGCCTATATCGCTTGTTGATGGACGTACGCTGGTCTGAGTCGCTGCATTGTTCGGGAGGGCATAGCAAGGATGATCCAACTAGGAAATGGGCCGACGTTAGGGTCGCAACGTCGCTGGCGTTTGAACTGAGTGGGAAGAGGGGCTCGCAAGTTGAGACATACTTCGATTTTTGCAGCTAGCGTAGACAGGTTTTTAAAGGTAAGAGTGAGATACCTGATAGTTCTGCGAAAGTGGTGCTTGAAGTTGCGCATCGCTGCTTTCAAGAGGCCGCCAAACTGCTTCGGTGCCTCGGAAAGCCAAAGCCCTGAAAAAGATGAAAAGAGCTTGTAACTCCTTGTCGGAGCCTTGGAAAGTTGTAGCATTATCGGACTAGAGCTTCTTGCAGATATCTCAGCGAACGCAGAATCGGGGTAAGATGCAAGAAATGCATTCGAAGGAATGTCTTAAATAATGTCGATGCGCACTGCTCGATttacaaaacagaaaaaaatagctATGTAGTCTCCTCTGCTTCTGGAGAACAGCATGGGCACTGGTCCAGCCTAATCCAAGCCTGTGATGGCTAAGATTTGTGATGGGATGACGCGCTCGACGGTTAACGTACCCATTTGTTGCACAGGTCTTTTGTTGCCGAATCGAGTGTAGCGAACCCATCGACGAAGTACTCCGGTGGCGAATGTTGAACATCTCGTTATCCAGAGCGAGTGGGAGAGATGTGACAGCAGGAGTTGAACGCCGTCATGCAATATCAGTTGGTGTGCGTCCTCAATGAGACGTCACCCGCCTAGAGGCACGATGGGTTGAATGGAAGCGGTGAGTAGTGTTGGTGTCCACCTACTAGAATCAGTTCTTGCTGAGAAAAGAAAAGGCTTAGTCTGGCCAATGGGACGATCGATACTGACTCGCCAGCGATGAGTCACTGACGTTCGTTTTTGAAATGTTGAAATTCAACTGCTCTGAAACAGAATACACGAGCGAGGCTCAATGAGGCTCTATGCGTTCATATTTCAACACTGTGAAGTCTCCAACGGGTTCAATAGGTCAAATTTTGAAAACCTCTGCAGCTTTGGCAAGCAATTGCATGTAGACGGCGTTGAGGGTCCGTCTGTTCTCCCCTCCAAGGTAGCAACGGAGTGCACGCCCTCCAGGCGTTGAGGATGACCAATCGATTTCTGGTTCCGTCAATCAATCTGGTCCATGCCACTAAATGCGATGGGAAGCAAGGTCAGCAGGGCTCAGACTTCGCGTTGCACAATCTGCGTTGTTGTCAGCTGATCACACATGCCTCCAGGTATGGAGGTTTGTCTGttgggtgagtgaacactacacccacactGACCactaggccatctttctcgaaatCAGAAACGGGGGTGGCGACGTTCGAATGAGCAACAGAAGTGAAAAAACCatgatagctgggtggtccattAGAGCTTTCGAGGAAAAAACTTTCCTGGTGGAAGGAGGTCATGGCTCGAAGGGAATGGTGCTGGAAAAAGTGACCAGCTATACCTGAAGGTAACTTAGGGATGCGACTGTATAATGCCGCGACGGAAGTTCCACcaaagtaggaaaccaaactactggtggaacgaagaaatcgcgctgttgagagAATCTTTTTTGCGAGCGAGTAGGTTTTGTCAAAGGACAAGATGGATGCCAGAACATTGGTAgttggagaaagaataccgtgatcttcgaagtagttttaagaaggctatatgggaaagtaagcggaattgctggAAGCGTGGCGAACTCTCTTCATATCGCCTtctctgtcttttagacactatggggaacatTTTGCAGAGGCCGATATACAACAGGTTGcctccgtctgtctatctgtctagtCTATCAGAGCGGCAGGCGGTCCACTGTTGATGTAATGGCAACGATCATGGACCTGGCTCGGGAGGCATTgaccgctggtaagtgctgcgcggtggtggCGCtaaatgtcaggaatgcctttaactcggccaactggggttggattaagggcaccctggccaAACTTGGTGTCCCTTTTTACTTACCGCAGGTAATCGAGAGTTGCCTCTCGGAGAGGCTTCTTTGGTGCGAAGGGAAGACGGGccaaaggaatatgttgtgacagcaggtgttctctaaagctccgtactgggcctcGTGCTGTGGGACATAATGTATGACAGAGTGCTCGGacttcgcgtgccaaaggaggcaacatttattggttttgcagacgacctggtggTAGTAGTAATTGTGAAAGGATCTCggaacgtggaactgtatggaagtgaaaccattcataccaTGAAAGCATGACCCCAAATagtggcggaagataagacggaggcgatcCTTATTACGAATCGCAGAAAAAACAATATTGTCAAAGTCCGGATTGCTAATCACggggtcgtttcaaaatcgatcattagatacttgggggtaatgatggatgccaagttgagcttcaagggaacCTGGGTTATGCGCGTGAAAAGacagcaaaggctagctcatcttcagcaaggatgatgcctaatattagagggccaaaatctaatcgccggctgcttatcgtaAGAGTGGCGAAATGCATCCTGCCACACGCGGTTCCTGTTAGGatgtgcgcactggataacacagtgaaccaaggaagggtaagttcggcataacGGCCAATCGCGGCGCGGATGTGCAGTGCATATGGGACGGTATCAAGTAAACCAGGGTGTGTCATCGCAGGGataattcccttggatcttttaCCGAATGAGGCAGACTGTCTTCACCGGAGAAGGAAGGTGAATCCGGGCGAAGTGATTGCGAGCTTCCAGAAAGCCACTAAAGAGGAATTGTTATagatagaattccaattaattattgtcctcaggaggaggaggggaAAGCAAagaacttatcctacgtttaaaattacgtaaagtagggaagttaaaaggaccaagctgttttgcattataatttcggaaaagcctgggaatcggggaatgaaaatagacttcgagctccgcgaagggcatgttgaaaatatctgcgttacgtgtgtcataagacgcaggacggcaggtgatctcgtcagcggcggagcagtccatcaggcccgaggaaagtttaaagaatgtgcatagatccagataggatctacgctgttgtaggaagggaaggttcagaaagcggaggcgggagggataatccacacgagggaagcttttcttaaagaagagagaacgggtgaatttacgttgcacattttcaagggcaagacaatcacagttacgagtgggtgaccagatcacggagcaatactcgagggtattcctcacgagggaattgaagagagttgAGGAGGGTTGGCTTAttgcttattgtcgaaagtgactccgaggtcttgagtggaatttaagcaggataaggaatgtccgtcaagcgagtaggagaaagaagtgggtgaggattttagggagtagcacatagagtgacactttctgacgtttagcgctaaaccattagtcgagcaccaacgaaccagagtgtccaggttattctgaagggaaataCAGtctataggcgacgatatagcggaaaacagcttaaggtcgtctgcatagagcaaacagggacaagtaaggaggggaggaaggtcgttaataaaaaataaaaatagcaagggacccagaatagactcctgtgggacgccagaagaaggggagaaggagcgggaagtacagccgtcaaaagagacgcggcaggatcggttggaaaggtaagaggcaagccataaaacaagtggtatgggaacgtttagggacgagagtctggatagaagtatcttgtaatttacagtgtcgaaggctttcgcgaagtcagtgtaaatggtatgctcttcttgccgtgaatttagacatttggcgacaaagttggtaaagtcaagcaggttggaggcagtggacctacgtttaacgaagccgtgctgttctttcactatgtgatggccaaagtgggcggataaccagtcgctgacatatctttccaggattttggaacaggaggagaggagggaaatgggacgataattctcggcaagcgaacgatcgccacttttgtgaatggggataatgagagcctctttccacaagctgggaaaatgattctcttcaaggcttttgttgaaaataagagataggggaagggagatggacttaccagttttaagcaaaaagaggtttggaagaccattgtggccaggtccgaccttggcatcaagttcgccaatgaggtattcaacaaggataggggtaagtaggggaatggtaggcgatgcggggcaggctacatctactatcgggagggattcggaggaagggggaggaacatagacggacgaaaagtagcggcagagtaaatcacaagatcattggggggagttagctgagaagccagagaatttaatggacggaggggataactgggcggggcagcgggagttgcgaatgtgggaccaggaAGGTTTCACatttccgcgctttaatgagtcttccacgctggacaaatattcgcgtctggacttacgtattaaagatttgaccgaggaacgaagggatttgaaaaaaactaagtcagcaacgtttctagaagacaggaacgtctttctcgcagtctgtttttgacgtagttttttgtgaatttcagtggtgaaccagacggggtaagagcgcaagcacttaggagaggagggaacgtaacaaggaagaagatcagataaaatggtatagaaagtgtggagtgcttggtcacatgtaaatttatttatttagttatttatttatttaatgaggacaatacacagaaagcaaatttcttattacatattgtcctcagagggaggagcaagcaaatggcatattttgcgcttaaagctagagagggacatagagtcaaatgaaccaagctgtagggcattgtaggaccggcaaaacctcgggatcggagagagaaagtaaatctcgagctcggcgaagggcacatcaaaaatgtccgcattacgtgtgtcatgagacgaggcgatacggagagtaatatccgagttgacggagcagtccatcagaccattgcagagtttgaaaagagtacacatatcaaggaaaatacggcgttgctgtagggaggggagattgagggtgcggagtcgtgacggataatcaacctgtggaaggttctttttgtaaaagagggtccgggtgaatttgcgttgtacagcttcaagagcgcggccgtcacggatgcggtagggggaccagactacagagcagtattcaaggatgtttttgacaagggaattgaagagtgttaaggagggctggattgaggtaaagtcggacgaggaacgtaggataaaaccagacattttggaagctctattgatgatgtcaacgaagtgggaattgaaacgaagtttatcgtcgaatattacacccaggtctttgaaggaggtcagtagtgaaaggggttgaccactgagagaataggaaaaggatgatggggagggtttcagggaatagcgcatccagtggcatttgttgacattcagtgttagcttgttgatcgaacaccaacgggctaaattatcaaggttggattgtaagagagcacagtccaatggagaggaaacagaggcaaacaatttaaggtcgtctgcgtaaagcaaatacggacaggtgaggatggaggcgaggtcattgataaaaaataggaagagtagcgggccaagtatagagccttggggaacaccagaggaaggagagaaggaacgagatgagtgaccatgaaaagaaactttgcaggaacggtatgagagataggaggaaagccaggagatgactgagggagggaactctagcgaagaaagtttagagaggagaatgttatggtcaacggtgtcaaaggctttggagaaatcagtataaacagcatgtatcTCCTGTcatgaattcaagcgtttagcaacaaagttggtaaagaccagaaaatttgaagccgttgatctatgttacacgaaaccatgctgctctttgacaatgaggtgaccgaagtgcgcggtcaaccagtcgttgacgtatctttctaggattttggagcaagaggagagaagggaaatggcgcggtagttcacagcaagggaagggtctccgctcttgaggataggaatgataagggcctctttccagagacggggaaagtagcattcgtctagacttttgttgtagattatacacagggggagagaaatgtgttttctacagttaaggaggaagagattaggaagcccatcggagccaggtccgacattggggtcaaggttaccaatgaggaactcaaccaaggaaggcgtaaggagaggaatggctagtgattcggaggagtctgtggttatgaaaggtgtagagggtgaagggctcgagggagaaaacactgaagagaagtaggtgcagagaaggtcgcaggattgttgtggggagttggcagtggagtcagcgaagctgatagaagaagggacagaatgagtaggattacgagagttgcgagcgtgagaccaaaagagttttaagttaccgcgggcaagggcggcttcgacgctcaataggtaccttttacgcgcctttctgaccattgacttcacagtagatcgtatagctttaaagtgagcaaggtcggcgtcatttttagaagcccgaaatttcttcctcagtgtatgtttcaagcgcatgttaatatgaagttccgttgtgaaccaagttgggtaagaacgtaggcagggaggggaagaagggacataacaggagaggagatcagagaggatattgttgAAGGTGTTAAgcgcttgatcacacgatgaattacttaatatatgaacccagttgaaagacgcggagagagcagggggacccagttgattgacgccagggctgagttcagaccttcgaagttcgccttacgaaagttgaacttggtaggcttgcaagcgacaggagagtggagtcgggatatctgaacatcgaactcgagagcaggatgatgggcgtcaggggcaacgtaagacggagcatgaagggattgggaaggataacgtacaggaaggttagagaggacaagatcaagagtgcgatctaagtgatttctagaaaggttaaattggagggccccacaggtgtacatgaaagtggatagaggaagggaagggtgggtcgagttattagggagggagggaaggccaggagtaacgggccaggagagcataggaagattaaagtcaccacagaggatgaaaggaagtgagggaaacaaaatggttagggcctctgataatctgtcgaagaaatcctcgtacagagaaggcgggcttaggcagggaaaatatacacacgatatgataaacgGACATACGTTTgccggaa
The window above is part of the Hermetia illucens chromosome 3, iHerIll2.2.curated.20191125, whole genome shotgun sequence genome. Proteins encoded here:
- the LOC119650823 gene encoding trypsin 3A1-like, with protein sequence MHLGKREVLSMNNVHLVIVLIVLFCGISAHGATPGLNCGIAKRRNMRKIKGVTVAHPYPWLVGIIQAPWTSKTAHTVMCLGSVISRRDVLTAAHCVTKKLWPVSVVKDMDKLFCDSNDELEVSESFTHPMYLSKKPWYDFAVLRLTKQVDIMPVCLPSSNDPLTKYGIATVFNKTTCSQQDIVMPTFKTLECIRMLTRNAYFFEQTVRTLEAGFCAGYLHGPEDTCQGDSGGPFQAPTVKTHRYTILGVTSFGFGCRLENTLGVYGDVRDVVWWIRKVATAKTFVRGE